The Nonlabens sp. Hel1_33_55 genome contains the following window.
TCTCCAGTCCAGCGACGCATTACAACGAGCCCAGGATCGATTTGAATAGCGTGTTGGTCAATAATAGCGAGGCTACTTTTTACATCAGAGTGGTTGATGAATCCTTTGCAGAATTTGATATCCATAAAGATGATGTGCTTATTGTAGATAAGTCCTTGAATCCTCAGGCGAACCAGCTGGCGATTGTTATTCAAGAAGATAGTTTCCAGATCTTGAGAATGAAAACGATGGAACTGTCAGAGATGACGGTTTGGGGCGTGATTACGTATATCATAAAGTCGGTGGTATGATTGCGTTGGTGGACTGCAATAGTTTTTATGCTTCTTGTGAGCAGGTATTTCGGCCAGATTTGAAGAATCGACCGGTGATAGTGTTGAGCAATAATGATGGTTGTGTCATTGCGGCAAACAAACAAGCCAAAGCACTCGCAGAAATCCCTATGTTTCAGCCTATTTTCAAGATTAAAAAACTGCTGGATCAGAACAATGTCGCTTACTTTTCTTCCAACTATACACTCTACAGCGATATGTCCAGAAGAGTAATGGACACGCTCAAATTATTCTCTCCACTGATTGAAGAATACAGCATCGACGAGAGTTTTGTGGACCTGTCGCATTATCCGCACAAGGATTTTAATAATTACGGCAGGAGAATCAAATCCACCGTAGAGCAAAATACGGGCATTCCCGTAGGCGTAGGAATTGCCAAAACTAAATCACTCGCCAAACTCGCCAACAAATTCGCTAAGAAACTACCAGAAAACAAAGACGTCTACGTGGTCGATACAGAGGAAAAACGAACGCACCTTCTCAGTAGTTTAAAAGTAAAAGACATTTGGGGCGTTGGTAAAAAACACGCTATTAGACTTCAAGATAAAAATATCATTACGGCACTGGACTTTGCACAGATGCCAGTCGGTTGGGTGCGCAAGGAAATGACTGTGATAGGCGAGCGGTTGTGGCGCGAACTCAACAACATACCGTGTCTGGAACTGGTGGATGAACCAGATGCCAAACAAGGCATAGGTACCGCAAAATCCTTTGGTTTTATGTTGACTGACTACAGCCTCATTGCAGAGGCCTGCAGTTATTACGTGGCTGAGGTTGCAGACCTGCTCAGGCAGCAAAACAGTTCTGCTACGATGATTGAGGTAGGATTGCAGACCAATAACTTCAGCCAGCACGATAAGCAGTACAGGAATAAGATCAGCATCCAGTTGGATAGTCCTACAAACAGCACGTTGAGATTGAATAAGGAAGCACTCAATGGACTCCAGCAGATTTTCAAAGAAGGTTACCGTTATAAAAAGGTAAGTGTGAATCTGCTCCAGATAGTTCCTGATAATCAAATACAGACCAGCTTATTTGATGAGAAACACAAGAACGAAAGCAAAGAAATCACCCAAGTAATCGACGCACTGAACGATAAATACGGCAAGAACAAGGTTAAGGTCGCTACTGTGGGAAATCGCGAGAAGGAATGGGCATTGATCAAGGAACACCGCAGTCCCAGATATACCACACAATGGCAGGAATTGCTCACGATAGGAAAACCTACATATCCATAGGGATATCGTTTTTCAAGAGTTTGGAAACGATCCTATTCGTATCATAATTATTGGGCTTAATCTTCATCCTGCTCAACACGTCATTCTCATTGCGTATGGAATCCTCACGATCAATAAATCCATAGCCCTGATAAATACCATTCAGCAGATATACAAACGCATCTTCATTTTCAGATCTACCTGCAAGTTTGTAGAAATGCCGTGTTTTGATCTGACTCCATTGGTCCAGCGCAAAAGCAAATTTCTTATTATAGATTTCAATTTCAATATCGCCAGCGCATACGCAAGGCAACTTTCTCACTCGGCTTCTCGTACACGGTCCCTTGATTTTTTCAAGACCACAATTCTTGCGGCATAAATCGTTGCTGGTGCAAAAATCCTCCAGCGCTTTTTTGACAGATTCCCTATTGAAATACCGCTCCGGTAAATTGTCCGTATAGTCCTTCCTGACGATGCTTGCTTTTGAAATCCCGCTGGCCGTGCTACCTATATTGATGATGTATGGCGCTGCATCATTCACCTGCTGGGAATTAAAAACCGGCCGCAATCGCTTGATATTTTCCGATTCTACCAGTTGAGCAACCACGTCATTTCCCGTGTATTCCACCGTGATTTCTGCCACCTGATCATAATCAATTGTCGCCTTAGTTTCCTTTTTGGAAAAATGACTTTGCAGCCGCTTCCTCAAATTTTTGGCCTTACCCACATAGATTACATCCCCATTTTTATCATAGAAAAAATACACGCCTGCCGCATTTTTCACATCCTTTATCAAGGAGTTGGCACCATCAAATTCGTGTCTTGGATCCTTATTAAATTCCGCGGCCAGTGTACTGTGGTTGGAAAGTAATTCTAGAAGTTCACTGGGAAAATCAGTGCTTGAGGGATTCCGCTTTCGCGAAAGCGTGCTCAAAAAATCTTCCTGCAATTCCACATCTTTTTTGCTCCTAGAGAAATAATAACGAGCGGCCACGGAAAAGTTGAAACCAATGGTTCTGAACAATCCTTTGATCAATAAGAATTGCTGTGCGTTGAAAAATCGCAAGTTTTGATCCTCAAATGCCTCGATAAGATCCTCTGCAACATCACAAAATGGTGGTGCATTCAAGATCTCCATACGGTCCAGCTGCAATTGCTGCGCCAGCCTTTTGGGAAGTGCACAATCTGGCCTAAATAGATACGAAGTAGTCGAGCCATTACTGTCGTCAAGTATAGTAATTCTAAACGGGAACTCCTTTCTGGAGGTGGCAGGAATGGACTGTACAAACACTGAAATCATACGTCAAAAATATGGAATATTTCCATTGTTTATGTAGGAATTATTCCTAATTGATCGATTTGAAGTATCTTTACCCTAAAAAGTTGAATACTCAAATACTTAACGAGAAGCAGAAGAAAGCCGTGGAGTTTGACGGTAAGCATTTATTGGTTTTGGCAGGTGCTGGAACGGGAAAAACAAGATGTATCGTGGGTCGCGCCGCTCATCTTATCGAGGAAGGCGTCGCTCCAGAAAAAATCCAAATTCTAACTTTTACAAAAAGGGCCGCTAGCGAGATCGTGGAACGTGTGAAGGCTACTCTTACAGACAATCAGGCGCGCAGTTTGAACGGTTCTACCTTTCATTCATGGTGCAATCAATTGATCGTGCGTTTCCCTAATCTGTTCGGTGCGGCGAGTTATACGGTCATTGATCCGGACGATCAATTGAGTGTGATGAAGATGGTGTGTGGTGATCAGACCATTGAATATAAAGGCATCCGCATCAAGCCACAGCAGCTGTTGGACATTTATTCTTACGGTAGAAATACCCGACAGAATCTCACCACTTCCATCAGGGAAAAGGTTTATAAAGGCAAAAATGACGACGATACGAATGATGAGATCGATATCATTCGGCCACGAGTGGCTAGTTTGCTTCAAGCTTACCAAACCAAAAAAGGTGAAGGCCGCTACATTGATTATGATGATTTATTATTGGTAGTTGCCAACAGGCTGAAGAGTGATGAAGAAGCTCGCGAAATTCTTTCCCACGAGGTCAAGCACTTGCTGATTGATGAGTTTCAGGATACCAATCCGCTGCAATGGCAATTACTGGAACCCTTTCTTGATATTGCCAATTTTTATTGCGTGGGTGACGATGCGCAATCTATATATTCCTTCAGAGGTGCAGATTATAGGAATGTTCATCTTTTTCAGGAACGTGTGCCTGATTCTGAAATTTTAATCCTCGACAAGAATTACAGATCCACACAAGAGATTCTTGATGTGTCTAATTGGCTCATCGCAGAATCTCCATTGGATTACAAAAAAAAGTTGGAATCCTCTAGAGGTTCTGGCGTGAAGCCAAAACTCCTTAACGTTGCCAGTCAATATGAAGAGGCCAACTTCATAGCAGAAAATATTCTCGAGAATTTTACGGAGCGTAACAAGCTGTTTTCTGATCACTTGATTTTATCAAAATCTACCTATTATACAAAAGCGTTGCAAGCGGTTTTCATCCAGAAAAAGATTCCCTATGTGACTTATGGCGGGCGCAAGTTTATGGAAGCAGCGCATATCAAGGATGTCATTGCTGCATTGCGGGTTGTGAACAATGTATTTGACCAGATAGGTTGGATGCGGTTCTTGACATTTTGGGATGGAATAGGCGAGATCAAGGCTGGAAAATTCCTCTCTAAAATCGCAGAGTTTCAAGACCCGCTGGAATGTGCTAAAAATCTGAAGGACGCGATAGGCGGACAAGAAGGAGAAAAAATCGCCGATGTCTATAACGTCATTTTAGAAAACTCAGGTAACGTCAAGCAGGCCTTGCAGGAAACCTATGCTCGAATGGAAATGACACTTGCTTTCAAGTATCGGAAGGATTGGGAAGAGAAAAGAAAATCTGATTTTCCCGTACTGGAAATGCTGGGTGATAATTATGCTTCCATAGGTCAGATGATCTCTGAAGGAATTTTGCAAAATGCAAAGGAAATGAATGGCGAACCCGTACTGGAAGGTTCACAGATCAATGATAGCGAGATCAAGGATCACGTGGTGATTTCTACGGTACATTCTGCTAAAGGTCTGGAAGCTGACGTTTGCTATGTAATGAATGTATCGCCCAAGGTATATCCCAGCGCTTGGAATCTAGATTCTGAAGAAAAAATTGAAGAAGATCGCAGAGTGCTTTATGTGGCACTTACCAGAGCCAAAAACGAATTGTTTATCACTAGAGATACCAATTCCATCAATACGGTTAATAATTCTCAGGGAACGGCTTCCTCCTCAAAGTACTTTTTGGAAGAGCTGCCATCAACGCTTATCGAGCAGTTAATCAATCCCTATAATGTGTTCAAGTCCAGAGATATTGCAACGCCCAATCAGATTGATCTTTCTTTGGGAATGGATTTTTCTTAAAACGAGAAACAGTTAAGCATGAGTTGCTATAGCGAACAATGACAAAAGAAATAGAACAACAAATCAAGGAAGAACACCAACGGCTGGCAGACCTGCGAGGTCTGGAAAGTACCTATTGTCCTTCAGAAGTTGCCAGAAATTTATTTCATGAGGATTGGCGAGACCAAATGGACAACGTCAGGATTGTTGCAGACCAAATGGTTGAGAATGAGTTACTGGTGATAATGCAAAAAGGGAATGTAATTGATGAGCTCGCTACAATAGCAAAAGGACCCATCAGATTGCGGAGGTTTGATGGATCTAAAGATCAGCGATGATGCTCTGAATCATCGATTGAGTTACATCTTCACTAAAACAATCGATAATAGAATCGGTTCCAAAAAGAGATCCCTTGCAGTTGCGCCCAATGGAATACAATCCATCAATGGTTTGTGAATCCACGACGTGAGATCCTTGAGCGTCTACGTGAATTCCCATATGATCATCAAAAGCTTCAACCAGTTGATGCTGGGTGAGCGATTCCATTAGTGGATCGATCATAATGTCATAATTGGGTTTATCCAGTACGCTATCAATAAAATTCAAGGATGTAATGCGGTTACCGTTCTTGCTCAAGTGATATCCGTAACTGTCCACCGTTATTTCTGGAAGTTTTACAAAATCAAGATTGATCACTCCAGCTTCTACCAGCGCCAGCATTTCCATCATACTGCGCAATGGAGGTCCAAAGCTGTACCGCTTCGTTTGATCCTCAATCCTGCTGAATTCTGATACT
Protein-coding sequences here:
- a CDS encoding S24 family peptidase, translating into MKANNINRIQKPADNHRVERPRQTGFSSPATHYNEPRIDLNSVLVNNSEATFYIRVVDESFAEFDIHKDDVLIVDKSLNPQANQLAIVIQEDSFQILRMKTMELSEMTVWGVITYIIKSVV
- a CDS encoding Y-family DNA polymerase yields the protein MIALVDCNSFYASCEQVFRPDLKNRPVIVLSNNDGCVIAANKQAKALAEIPMFQPIFKIKKLLDQNNVAYFSSNYTLYSDMSRRVMDTLKLFSPLIEEYSIDESFVDLSHYPHKDFNNYGRRIKSTVEQNTGIPVGVGIAKTKSLAKLANKFAKKLPENKDVYVVDTEEKRTHLLSSLKVKDIWGVGKKHAIRLQDKNIITALDFAQMPVGWVRKEMTVIGERLWRELNNIPCLELVDEPDAKQGIGTAKSFGFMLTDYSLIAEACSYYVAEVADLLRQQNSSATMIEVGLQTNNFSQHDKQYRNKISIQLDSPTNSTLRLNKEALNGLQQIFKEGYRYKKVSVNLLQIVPDNQIQTSLFDEKHKNESKEITQVIDALNDKYGKNKVKVATVGNREKEWALIKEHRSPRYTTQWQELLTIGKPTYP
- a CDS encoding GIY-YIG nuclease family protein codes for the protein MISVFVQSIPATSRKEFPFRITILDDSNGSTTSYLFRPDCALPKRLAQQLQLDRMEILNAPPFCDVAEDLIEAFEDQNLRFFNAQQFLLIKGLFRTIGFNFSVAARYYFSRSKKDVELQEDFLSTLSRKRNPSSTDFPSELLELLSNHSTLAAEFNKDPRHEFDGANSLIKDVKNAAGVYFFYDKNGDVIYVGKAKNLRKRLQSHFSKKETKATIDYDQVAEITVEYTGNDVVAQLVESENIKRLRPVFNSQQVNDAAPYIINIGSTASGISKASIVRKDYTDNLPERYFNRESVKKALEDFCTSNDLCRKNCGLEKIKGPCTRSRVRKLPCVCAGDIEIEIYNKKFAFALDQWSQIKTRHFYKLAGRSENEDAFVYLLNGIYQGYGFIDREDSIRNENDVLSRMKIKPNNYDTNRIVSKLLKNDIPMDM
- a CDS encoding ATP-dependent helicase; the encoded protein is MKYLYPKKLNTQILNEKQKKAVEFDGKHLLVLAGAGTGKTRCIVGRAAHLIEEGVAPEKIQILTFTKRAASEIVERVKATLTDNQARSLNGSTFHSWCNQLIVRFPNLFGAASYTVIDPDDQLSVMKMVCGDQTIEYKGIRIKPQQLLDIYSYGRNTRQNLTTSIREKVYKGKNDDDTNDEIDIIRPRVASLLQAYQTKKGEGRYIDYDDLLLVVANRLKSDEEAREILSHEVKHLLIDEFQDTNPLQWQLLEPFLDIANFYCVGDDAQSIYSFRGADYRNVHLFQERVPDSEILILDKNYRSTQEILDVSNWLIAESPLDYKKKLESSRGSGVKPKLLNVASQYEEANFIAENILENFTERNKLFSDHLILSKSTYYTKALQAVFIQKKIPYVTYGGRKFMEAAHIKDVIAALRVVNNVFDQIGWMRFLTFWDGIGEIKAGKFLSKIAEFQDPLECAKNLKDAIGGQEGEKIADVYNVILENSGNVKQALQETYARMEMTLAFKYRKDWEEKRKSDFPVLEMLGDNYASIGQMISEGILQNAKEMNGEPVLEGSQINDSEIKDHVVISTVHSAKGLEADVCYVMNVSPKVYPSAWNLDSEEKIEEDRRVLYVALTRAKNELFITRDTNSINTVNNSQGTASSSKYFLEELPSTLIEQLINPYNVFKSRDIATPNQIDLSLGMDFS
- a CDS encoding DUF3253 domain-containing protein, which gives rise to MTKEIEQQIKEEHQRLADLRGLESTYCPSEVARNLFHEDWRDQMDNVRIVADQMVENELLVIMQKGNVIDELATIAKGPIRLRRFDGSKDQR